A single region of the Alosa alosa isolate M-15738 ecotype Scorff River chromosome 6, AALO_Geno_1.1, whole genome shotgun sequence genome encodes:
- the LOC125296596 gene encoding uncharacterized protein LOC125296596 translates to METPNPKCARTDSYGCVAWQPQQLPQGETRASLLEKKRELLSIFSHEGSRAANQRRVAELMSETYISQRSDINGFPPPSVSDIQTNWPFLLMPSFLLQHFKTLTEIELEKRLQEALKTKGKRLLNFFKSQLMKWSASVKTVLSSLEAQTETINPGLASILVLMAQFKDQEDAIFLLADETATKADVEAQMTLPSTPRLIMLGDSILGAKKWMLSVEGKVLLHSELDFPTALAVFFGLFYVLNMEYPVEAATTLEFIQRFFVRINPENSKCAAKYMKSKTTGKTVQKKNHPLNPHVASLISSFIDFDWQND, encoded by the exons ATGGAAACACCAAACCCAAAGTGTGCCAGAACGGATAGTTATGGTTGCGTGGCTTGGCAACCACAACAACTGCCACAGGGAGAAACAAGAGCGTCTCTcctggagaaaaaaagagagcttTTGTCAATTTTTTCACATGAAGGCTCCAGAGCAGCAAATCAGCGGAGAGTTGCTGAGCTAATGTCTGAGACTTATATTTCACAGCGTAGCGACATCAATGGATTTCCCCCTCCAAGTGTTTCAGATATCCAAACTAATTGGCCATTCCTGTTGATGCCCTCATTTTTACTACAACATTTTAAGACATTAACAGAGATTGAGTTGGAAAAGCGGCTTCAGGAAGCACTCAAAACAAAGGGAAAAAGATTGCTGAATTTTTTTAAATCCCAACTAATGAAATGGAGTGCTAGTGTCAAGACTGTCCTTTCCAGCCTCGAGGCACAGACTGAAACTATTAACCCGGGGCTTGCATCAATTTTAGTATTGATGGCACAATTCAAAGACCAGGAGGATGCCATTTTCCTCTTAGCCGAT GAAACTGCAACCAAAGCAGATGTTGAAGCCCAGATGACACTTCCAAGCACTCCAAGGCTCATCATGCTTG GCGACTCCATTTTGGGGGCAAAGAAATGGATGCTGTCTGTTGAGGGAAAGGTTCTCCTGCACTCAGAGTTGGATTTCCCAACCGCCCTGGCCGTCTTCTTCGGTTTGTTTTATGTGCTCAATATGGAGTACCCAGTGGAAGCCGCTACAACTCTAGAATTTATCCAACG ATTTTTTGTCAGGATAAACCCAGAGAACAGCAAATGTGCTGCAAAGTACATGAAAAGTAAAACAACCGGCAAGACCGTCCAGAAGAAAAACCACCCCCTTAATCCACATGTGGCCTCTCTGATTTCCAGTTTTATCGACTTTGATTGGCAAAATGATTAA